The Lentzea guizhouensis genome contains a region encoding:
- a CDS encoding DUF3375 family protein, translated as MAQQNAEQLLHEFRSSVTADVTMSLLRSRDAMLYIALMAAHLGDGQIVDGQSLSASIDADLPALLRSYSPADGDEPALTADDLLVRWRKRNWVQRTADPRDPRIERYQLTSGAAAAVRQLRDLRRQTSIATESALAMVMAQLRQIATDANPDPIARRRAIDDRIQDLLIQRDAIDRGEMPEVDNGALADRVATLVQLTDRIPADVAVYGERMHANTAMLLRQSLADDAEFAESLQRMFDGHDIIAESPEGQAFRAFATAIATPSQRAQLEGDITEILRRVEDIPEHHRTSLNDFISAVWQRVQEVEDIRGAAFRRMSNFVRGGDLSHYRSMRTRVSEAQASAAMAFHHTHGGRDIGFVVPMSGVDARSVGRLRFDQGMDAVPDQVVDTMNEFDIDPAALGGQEAIDWAALRDAVHLTMEQHSGYATLPEVLDQLACPRTGDVIGLWSLATRYGDIDEDTRTVVRASTNRGWREIDLPYAVFAEALPSPVAPAPRRLTLHHGRPDQEELSHG; from the coding sequence TTGGCCCAACAGAACGCGGAGCAGCTACTGCACGAGTTCCGAAGCAGCGTGACCGCCGACGTCACGATGTCATTGCTGCGGTCGCGGGACGCGATGCTGTACATCGCTCTGATGGCCGCGCATCTCGGCGATGGCCAGATCGTGGACGGCCAGAGCCTGAGCGCCTCGATCGATGCAGACCTTCCTGCGCTGCTCCGCAGCTATTCTCCCGCAGATGGCGACGAGCCCGCGCTGACTGCCGATGATCTTCTTGTGCGGTGGCGCAAACGAAACTGGGTCCAACGCACCGCGGACCCCCGTGATCCTCGTATCGAGCGCTACCAGCTGACGTCCGGCGCGGCGGCCGCCGTACGGCAACTGCGCGATCTGCGGCGCCAGACCTCGATCGCCACCGAATCCGCCCTGGCGATGGTCATGGCCCAGCTGAGGCAGATCGCCACGGACGCGAACCCCGATCCGATTGCACGGAGACGAGCGATCGACGATCGCATCCAAGATCTGCTCATTCAGCGAGACGCGATCGATCGGGGCGAGATGCCCGAGGTCGACAACGGCGCGTTGGCTGATCGGGTGGCTACGCTGGTCCAGCTCACCGACCGCATTCCCGCCGACGTCGCCGTCTACGGAGAACGCATGCACGCCAACACGGCGATGCTGCTGCGTCAGAGTCTCGCAGACGACGCGGAGTTCGCGGAGTCTTTGCAGCGCATGTTCGACGGGCACGACATCATCGCGGAATCTCCCGAGGGGCAGGCGTTCCGAGCCTTCGCCACGGCGATCGCGACTCCCTCCCAACGTGCGCAGCTGGAAGGCGATATCACGGAAATCCTGCGGCGTGTCGAAGACATTCCAGAACACCACAGGACATCACTCAACGACTTCATCTCTGCCGTGTGGCAGCGAGTTCAGGAGGTCGAGGACATCCGCGGCGCGGCCTTCCGCCGGATGAGCAACTTCGTGCGCGGCGGCGATCTGAGCCACTATCGCAGCATGCGGACCCGTGTGAGCGAGGCGCAGGCCTCGGCCGCAATGGCGTTTCACCACACGCATGGCGGCCGCGACATCGGCTTTGTCGTACCGATGAGCGGCGTCGACGCGCGGTCTGTCGGCCGCCTGCGGTTTGACCAGGGCATGGACGCCGTGCCCGACCAGGTCGTGGACACCATGAACGAGTTCGACATCGATCCCGCCGCTCTCGGCGGCCAGGAGGCGATCGACTGGGCCGCCTTGCGGGATGCCGTACACCTGACCATGGAGCAGCACTCCGGCTACGCCACCTTGCCTGAAGTGCTGGACCAACTGGCGTGCCCGCGAACCGGTGACGTCATCGGGTTGTGGTCGCTCGCCACACGCTACGGCGACATCGACGAAGACACCCGCACTGTCGTCCGAGCGAGCACGAACCGGGGATGGCGGGAGATTGACCTCCCCTACG